In one Nostoc sp. KVJ3 genomic region, the following are encoded:
- a CDS encoding AAA family ATPase, protein MPFNPELCRNESEVESKLIVQYLLPQLGYTPDTWHQEVAVGSIRLDFLAFAAQVIPFVIDANSPLSVVMEAKHPKQNLNNHVPRLRHYLTSLHVRYGLLTNGKEIRIYQKLQSDIQLVFQCSGEEVETKLENIKNLIGRESLKEGKLVDKSEVQIENNSNFETKRKHSMKTIAIYHNKGGVGKTTVAVNLAAALRKKGKRVLLIDIDSQANTTFATGLIKFQFDEDDDLREQNISHLLESGDFYFIPEIMRQSHFFNNPEIDVLPSHINLIDKQDKLNQIAVSRSRLISKLKIVENNYDIVVIDTPPSRDYYAEVALIASDYLIIPSDLKPFANQGLPTVKNFLKQINEYRLLIGKSPINIIGVLASKISTNAKFLQYTFPRQRSVISDRYDLPLMEAVIYDRTSLSECMNNTITVGDLEYPDPKSVTKYAESKTNAQQSAMEFEMLAKEVLEEIGVS, encoded by the coding sequence TTGCCTTTTAATCCTGAGCTATGCCGTAACGAAAGCGAAGTTGAAAGCAAACTCATAGTGCAATATTTGCTGCCACAGCTAGGTTATACCCCTGACACCTGGCATCAAGAGGTTGCCGTTGGTAGCATCCGCTTAGATTTTTTAGCATTTGCCGCACAGGTGATTCCCTTTGTCATAGATGCCAATTCACCTCTGAGTGTCGTCATGGAGGCAAAGCATCCCAAACAAAACTTAAATAATCATGTCCCTCGACTCAGGCATTATTTAACCAGTTTGCATGTCAGATATGGATTGCTGACTAATGGGAAAGAGATTAGAATTTATCAAAAATTACAGAGTGATATTCAGTTAGTATTTCAATGTTCTGGGGAAGAAGTTGAGACGAAATTAGAAAATATTAAAAATTTAATTGGTAGAGAGAGTCTGAAAGAAGGAAAGTTAGTAGACAAATCAGAAGTTCAAATAGAAAATAATTCCAATTTTGAAACAAAGAGGAAACATTCAATGAAAACGATTGCAATCTACCACAATAAAGGCGGTGTTGGTAAGACTACTGTTGCAGTCAATCTTGCAGCAGCATTACGTAAAAAAGGTAAAAGAGTACTTTTGATTGATATAGATTCTCAGGCAAATACCACTTTTGCTACAGGATTAATCAAATTCCAATTTGATGAAGATGACGATTTACGTGAGCAGAACATATCACATCTATTAGAGTCAGGAGATTTTTATTTTATTCCAGAAATTATGCGTCAGTCTCATTTTTTTAATAATCCAGAGATAGATGTTCTCCCCTCACATATTAACCTGATTGATAAGCAAGATAAACTAAATCAGATAGCAGTTAGCCGAAGTAGGCTTATTTCTAAACTCAAAATTGTCGAAAATAATTATGATATTGTAGTTATCGATACTCCTCCGTCGAGAGATTATTATGCCGAAGTTGCCCTAATTGCTTCTGATTATTTGATCATTCCTTCAGATTTAAAACCATTTGCAAACCAAGGTTTACCAACAGTCAAAAATTTTCTGAAACAAATTAATGAATACAGACTACTTATTGGTAAGTCACCCATTAACATAATAGGAGTTCTAGCTTCTAAAATTTCTACTAACGCTAAATTTTTGCAGTACACTTTTCCAAGACAAAGAAGTGTTATATCTGATCGCTATGACTTACCTTTGATGGAAGCAGTTATTTATGATAGAACCTCTCTATCAGAATGTATGAATAATACTATAACAGTTGGAGATTTAGAATACCCAGACCCAAAATCAGTTACAAAATATGCAGAATCAAAAACTAATGCTCAACAATCTGCTATGGAATTTGAGATGTTAGCCAAAGAAGTTTTAGAAGAAATAGGAGTTAGTTAA
- the purD gene encoding phosphoribosylamine--glycine ligase has translation MKVLVVGNGGREHALAWKLLQSKQIEQVVCVPGNGGTATMERCQNLPLAVDDFDGMSRYALEHGISLVIVGPEVPLSKGITDYLQDKGLMVFGPVRAGAQIEASKAWAKALMEEAGIPTAQAAVFIEAAAAKSYIKSQGAPIVVKADGLAAGKGVTVAETVAQAESAVDAIFQGQFGSAGEFVVIEECLIGQEVSVLALTDGLTIRSLLPAQDHKRIGDGDTGENTGGMGAYAPAPIATPEVMARIQTEVLERAIATLRAKGIDYRGVLYAGLMIAPNGDLKVLEFNCRFGDPETQVILPLLETPLEELILACVQQRLSELPPIVWRKGASATVVAASGGYPGVYEKDQIITGIDNAEATGATVFHAGTKLNQQQEIVTDGGRVLNVTGIGENFEQAIAQAYAAIKHIQFEGIYYRRDIGHRVRSVKQGDETL, from the coding sequence GTGAAAGTTTTAGTTGTAGGTAATGGAGGGCGCGAACACGCTCTGGCATGGAAGCTGTTGCAATCTAAGCAAATCGAGCAAGTTGTCTGTGTACCAGGGAATGGGGGTACAGCAACTATGGAACGTTGCCAGAACTTGCCCCTAGCAGTAGATGATTTTGATGGCATGAGCCGATATGCTTTAGAGCATGGAATTTCTTTGGTGATAGTTGGGCCAGAAGTGCCTCTGTCTAAGGGAATCACAGATTATCTTCAAGATAAAGGATTGATGGTATTTGGCCCAGTCAGAGCCGGAGCGCAAATTGAAGCGAGTAAAGCTTGGGCAAAAGCCCTAATGGAAGAAGCAGGGATTCCGACGGCACAGGCTGCGGTATTTATTGAGGCAGCAGCAGCAAAATCTTACATCAAATCTCAGGGAGCGCCAATAGTCGTTAAAGCTGATGGCTTGGCGGCTGGTAAGGGTGTGACGGTGGCTGAAACAGTTGCACAGGCAGAAAGTGCTGTTGATGCGATTTTTCAGGGACAATTTGGTAGTGCTGGTGAATTTGTCGTCATTGAAGAATGCTTAATTGGGCAAGAAGTCTCAGTTTTAGCATTAACCGATGGGTTAACAATTCGATCCTTGTTGCCAGCCCAAGACCATAAGCGGATTGGTGACGGTGATACAGGTGAAAATACTGGGGGAATGGGAGCTTATGCCCCAGCACCGATCGCTACGCCAGAGGTGATGGCACGCATTCAAACAGAAGTGTTAGAAAGAGCGATCGCCACCTTACGAGCCAAAGGCATTGATTACCGAGGCGTACTGTATGCTGGATTAATGATTGCACCCAATGGCGACTTGAAGGTTTTGGAATTTAACTGTCGTTTTGGCGATCCAGAAACCCAGGTGATTTTGCCACTGTTAGAAACACCCCTAGAAGAATTGATTCTAGCTTGTGTGCAGCAACGATTAAGTGAATTGCCGCCCATTGTTTGGAGAAAGGGAGCGTCTGCTACTGTCGTTGCCGCTTCAGGTGGTTATCCAGGAGTTTATGAGAAAGACCAGATCATTACTGGCATTGACAACGCCGAAGCAACAGGAGCAACTGTATTTCATGCAGGTACGAAGTTGAATCAGCAACAAGAAATAGTCACAGATGGGGGTCGAGTATTAAATGTGACTGGAATCGGAGAAAATTTTGAGCAAGCGATCGCCCAAGCCTACGCTGCAATCAAACATATTCAGTTTGAAGGGATATATTACCGAAGAGATATTGGGCATAGAGTTAGGAGTGTGAAGCAGGGGGATGAAACCCTATAA
- a CDS encoding KTSC domain-containing protein, which produces MRLSKVDLSSLVAIAHSDGYLQLLLDRGDELEFLEIPAPIQAYEGLQELNEAIAETSVLPCEAEPIAMLPVSSAMAIAVGYDRDEQILQVEFQNGSVYQYLGVDEDTWQDLHTSDSVGSFFNQEIKGRYDCDRLDNADYTID; this is translated from the coding sequence ATGAGGCTATCTAAGGTAGACTTGAGCAGTTTAGTAGCGATCGCTCACTCTGATGGATATTTGCAGTTGTTGCTGGATCGAGGCGACGAACTGGAATTTTTGGAAATTCCAGCACCGATACAAGCTTATGAAGGATTGCAAGAACTAAACGAGGCAATCGCTGAAACGAGTGTACTACCCTGTGAAGCAGAACCAATCGCTATGTTACCAGTTAGTTCAGCAATGGCGATCGCTGTCGGCTACGATCGCGACGAACAAATTTTGCAAGTTGAGTTTCAAAATGGATCTGTTTATCAGTACTTAGGCGTAGACGAGGATACTTGGCAAGATTTACATACCTCTGACTCAGTTGGCAGCTTTTTCAATCAAGAAATTAAAGGCAGATATGACTGCGATCGTCTAGATAATGCAGATTATACTATTGACTAA
- a CDS encoding chromosome partitioning protein ParB: MKFYTVDVKNITCDVPPSNFSDDALNSLADMIIESGGIIRPLVLKTTGLETYAVVDGYFEYYAAVRAREKNPRQCEMVNAFVISPKNEDEIFKQVAAFRELGSDNKPEVQTPIKTNHSESISQNNDFKLLEKQINDLRSEVAQERQERQKLYETLKFIESQIPKQITPLDAFNDLSLLELTFRLRTAGFTDKKAVQVAESVEKERKKKNFESLKDVLARVKIASGKKQIKGISGDKMVDIVDSWSRILFV; the protein is encoded by the coding sequence ATGAAATTTTATACTGTTGATGTAAAAAATATTACTTGTGATGTGCCTCCATCCAATTTCTCAGATGATGCTTTAAATAGCCTCGCTGATATGATTATAGAAAGCGGGGGAATTATCAGACCATTAGTTTTGAAAACTACAGGTTTAGAGACTTATGCAGTGGTTGATGGATACTTTGAATATTATGCTGCTGTCAGAGCAAGAGAAAAAAATCCTCGTCAATGCGAAATGGTTAATGCTTTTGTCATTTCCCCTAAGAACGAGGATGAAATATTTAAGCAAGTAGCTGCATTTAGAGAATTGGGTTCTGATAATAAACCAGAAGTTCAAACTCCAATTAAAACAAATCATTCAGAATCGATTTCACAAAATAATGATTTTAAGTTGTTGGAAAAGCAAATTAATGATTTAAGGTCAGAAGTGGCACAAGAGAGACAAGAAAGACAGAAACTATATGAGACTCTCAAGTTTATTGAAAGTCAGATACCCAAACAAATTACACCATTAGATGCATTTAATGATCTAAGTTTACTAGAATTAACTTTTAGATTAAGAACTGCTGGTTTTACTGATAAAAAAGCTGTTCAGGTTGCTGAAAGTGTGGAAAAAGAACGTAAAAAGAAAAACTTTGAATCTTTGAAAGATGTATTAGCAAGAGTAAAGATTGCTAGTGGCAAAAAACAGATTAAAGGTATAAGTGGCGATAAAATGGTAGATATTGTTGATAGCTGGTCACGTATATTGTTTGTTTAA
- a CDS encoding zinc ribbon domain-containing protein, whose protein sequence is MATVSCPHCHQLVDSQAVSCPYCRTTLKAYGHPGIPLHRATGDGYLCDTCTYHADDTCNFPQRPYAKDCTLYQNIEETKLELQQQRYTNNFGVTLKTWVKRNQALLLLLGLLLVCFLFVILRS, encoded by the coding sequence TTGGCTACTGTATCTTGTCCCCACTGCCATCAACTCGTTGATAGTCAAGCTGTTAGTTGTCCCTATTGCCGGACAACACTTAAAGCTTACGGTCATCCCGGTATTCCATTGCACCGCGCCACTGGGGATGGGTATCTATGCGACACCTGCACCTATCACGCTGATGATACTTGCAATTTTCCTCAGCGTCCCTACGCCAAAGACTGTACCCTCTACCAAAATATTGAAGAGACAAAGTTAGAGTTGCAGCAGCAGCGTTACACTAACAACTTTGGTGTAACTTTGAAAACTTGGGTAAAACGCAATCAGGCTTTGCTGTTACTATTAGGTTTATTATTAGTCTGTTTTCTGTTCGTTATATTAAGGTCTTGA
- the nblS gene encoding two-component system sensor histidine kinase NblS — protein sequence MLSLLKTIRDAIASWWSEFTLQTKLLAVATLVVSLVMSGLTFWAVNTIQQDARMNDTRFGRDLGLLLAANVAPLVADNNLSEVAQFSQRFYSSTSSVRYMLYADENGEIFFGIPFWEAEVENSLTIKRRIQLPEDYPGDGEKPMVRQHMTPDGVVTDVFIPLIVNKKYLGVLAIGINPNQTAVISTNFTRDVTIAVFITIWVMVILAGVINALTITKPIKELLVGVKQIAAGNFKQRIDLPLGGELGELILSFNEMAERLERYEEQNIEELTAEKAKLETLVSTIADGAVLIDNNMQVILVNPTARRIFGWETADVVGCNVLHHLPPAVQIEITGPLYEMAAGECESAEFRIFINQPTPRTIRILLTTVLNVQRESIKGIAITVQDITREVELNDAKSQFISNVSHELRTPLFNIKTYIETLHDYGEDLGLEERQEFLQTVNHETDRLTRLVNDVLDLSKLESGRQYNFDGVDLAQAIEQTLRTYQLNAKDKGVELVQEVATNLPLVMGNYDLLVQVFGNLIGNALKFTKAGGKVAIRAYQLDFKPNHTQSSPVRIEISDTGIGIATEDQHSIFERFFRVENRVHTLEGTGLGLSIVRNIIDRHRSKVHLVSEVGIGTTFWFDLAAFEEKAPPIQVEPIAEVSKITTV from the coding sequence ATGCTAAGTCTGTTAAAAACAATTCGAGATGCGATCGCAAGTTGGTGGTCGGAGTTCACCCTCCAGACTAAACTGTTGGCTGTGGCCACATTGGTGGTTTCTTTGGTGATGAGTGGTCTAACCTTCTGGGCTGTGAATACAATCCAACAGGATGCGCGGATGAATGACACCCGCTTCGGGCGAGACTTGGGGCTGCTACTTGCTGCCAACGTTGCTCCCCTCGTTGCTGACAATAATCTCAGTGAGGTTGCCCAATTTTCCCAACGCTTCTACAGCAGCACCTCTAGCGTGCGTTATATGCTCTACGCTGATGAAAACGGGGAAATCTTTTTTGGCATTCCTTTTTGGGAAGCGGAGGTAGAAAACTCCCTCACCATTAAACGGCGCATCCAACTACCAGAAGATTACCCTGGTGATGGGGAAAAACCGATGGTGCGGCAACACATGACCCCCGATGGAGTAGTTACCGATGTATTTATTCCTCTGATTGTCAATAAAAAATATCTAGGTGTATTAGCGATCGGTATCAACCCGAATCAGACTGCTGTCATCTCTACCAATTTTACCCGCGATGTCACCATTGCCGTTTTTATTACGATTTGGGTAATGGTAATTTTGGCAGGAGTAATTAACGCCCTGACCATCACTAAACCCATTAAAGAACTGCTGGTAGGGGTGAAGCAAATTGCTGCCGGAAACTTCAAGCAGCGCATTGATTTACCTTTAGGGGGCGAACTAGGGGAGTTAATTTTAAGCTTTAATGAGATGGCGGAGCGATTAGAGCGCTATGAAGAACAGAATATTGAGGAACTGACCGCAGAAAAAGCCAAACTAGAAACCCTAGTTTCCACCATCGCCGATGGTGCTGTATTAATTGACAATAATATGCAAGTGATATTAGTCAACCCCACAGCGCGGCGAATTTTTGGCTGGGAAACTGCTGATGTGGTTGGCTGCAATGTATTGCATCATTTACCGCCAGCAGTCCAAATAGAAATCACTGGCCCATTGTACGAAATGGCAGCCGGGGAATGCGAAAGCGCCGAATTCCGAATTTTTATTAACCAACCCACCCCGCGAACGATCCGCATTCTATTGACAACAGTACTCAACGTGCAAAGGGAAAGTATCAAAGGCATTGCGATTACTGTCCAAGATATAACCCGCGAGGTGGAATTAAACGATGCAAAAAGCCAATTTATCAGCAACGTTTCTCACGAACTGCGAACGCCTTTATTTAACATCAAAACCTATATTGAAACCCTACACGACTACGGCGAAGACTTAGGATTAGAAGAACGGCAAGAATTCTTGCAAACAGTTAACCATGAAACCGATCGCCTCACTCGCCTAGTTAACGATGTATTAGATTTATCAAAACTCGAATCTGGTCGTCAGTATAATTTCGATGGCGTGGATTTAGCCCAAGCGATCGAGCAAACATTGCGTACTTACCAACTTAATGCCAAAGATAAAGGTGTTGAACTTGTTCAGGAAGTTGCTACTAATTTACCCTTGGTAATGGGTAATTACGATCTGTTAGTACAAGTCTTTGGCAACCTTATTGGTAATGCCCTCAAATTCACCAAAGCCGGTGGTAAAGTAGCAATCCGCGCTTACCAACTAGATTTTAAACCCAATCACACCCAATCTTCTCCAGTGCGGATTGAAATCTCCGATACTGGAATAGGCATTGCCACAGAAGACCAGCACTCAATTTTTGAACGCTTCTTTCGCGTAGAAAACCGAGTTCACACCTTAGAAGGCACGGGTTTAGGTTTATCAATTGTCAGAAATATCATCGACAGACATCGTAGTAAAGTCCATCTAGTAAGTGAAGTTGGCATTGGCACGACTTTTTGGTTCGATTTAGCAGCTTTTGAAGAAAAAGCACCACCGATACAAGTTGAACCTATTGCGGAAGTATCTAAAATCACTACAGTCTGA
- a CDS encoding NAD-dependent epimerase/dehydratase family protein — translation MPKIIVTGAAGFVGSHLVDILLQQGEEVIGIDEFNDYYDPILKRKNLAHLHSSPGFTLIEADIQFLDWQELLKDVDVVYHQAAQAGVRASWGKAFRDYTERNINATQVLLEAAKDAKSLKRLVFASSSSVYGDAETLPTHEEICPQPVSPYGITKLAAETLCKLYHKNFGVPSVSLRYFTVYGPKQRPDMAFHKFFKSILQDEAIPIYGDGQQTREFTFVSDVIAANLAAASAPEAVGEIFNVGGGSRVVLAEVLDTIQEIVGKPIKRNHIEKAVGDARHTAADVSKAQKILGYQPQVSLREGLTQEWQWIKSLY, via the coding sequence ATGCCTAAAATTATTGTTACTGGGGCTGCCGGATTTGTTGGTTCTCATCTCGTAGACATCTTGCTACAACAAGGCGAAGAAGTAATCGGGATTGATGAATTTAATGATTACTACGATCCTATTTTAAAGCGTAAGAATCTTGCACACTTACATAGCTCACCTGGCTTTACATTAATTGAAGCAGATATTCAGTTTCTAGATTGGCAGGAACTCTTAAAAGATGTTGATGTCGTTTATCATCAAGCAGCACAAGCAGGTGTCAGAGCAAGTTGGGGGAAAGCTTTTCGAGATTACACAGAACGAAATATTAATGCTACACAAGTTTTGCTAGAAGCAGCTAAAGATGCTAAAAGCCTGAAAAGATTAGTGTTTGCCTCTTCGTCAAGTGTATATGGTGACGCAGAAACATTACCCACTCATGAGGAAATTTGCCCTCAACCAGTTTCTCCTTACGGCATTACCAAGCTAGCGGCTGAAACTTTGTGCAAACTTTATCACAAAAACTTTGGTGTACCATCTGTATCATTACGGTATTTCACAGTCTATGGCCCTAAACAGCGCCCAGATATGGCATTTCATAAATTTTTTAAATCCATTTTGCAGGATGAGGCGATTCCTATTTACGGTGATGGACAGCAAACGCGGGAGTTTACGTTTGTTAGTGATGTCATTGCTGCCAATTTAGCCGCAGCCAGCGCACCCGAAGCAGTGGGAGAAATCTTTAATGTGGGTGGTGGTAGTAGGGTGGTTTTAGCAGAAGTCTTAGATACGATTCAAGAAATCGTCGGGAAACCAATCAAAAGAAACCACATAGAAAAAGCGGTGGGAGATGCTCGCCACACTGCTGCTGATGTATCTAAAGCACAGAAAATTTTAGGATATCAGCCGCAAGTCTCTCTAAGAGAGGGTTTGACACAGGAATGGCAGTGGATTAAGTCGTTGTATTAA
- a CDS encoding class I SAM-dependent methyltransferase yields the protein MPKQSIGLDNQLYNYLLSVSLREPEILLKLRQETASHPRSGMQISPEQGQFMRLLVQLIGAKKTLEVGVFTGYSSLSVALALPEDGKIIAADVSEEFTAIARRYWQQAGVADKIDLRLAPGLETLDHLLATGQGGTFDFAFIDADKENYDGYYERSLQLVRPGGLIAIDNVLWSGEVANPQNQDESTQAIRALNEKLHHDERVTLSLVPIADGLTLAIKRS from the coding sequence ATGCCAAAACAGTCTATAGGTCTTGATAACCAACTCTACAATTACCTTTTATCCGTTTCGCTACGGGAACCGGAGATTCTTTTGAAGTTGCGCCAAGAAACAGCCAGTCATCCCCGGAGTGGAATGCAGATTTCACCAGAACAAGGACAGTTTATGAGACTACTGGTACAGTTGATTGGAGCTAAGAAAACCTTGGAAGTTGGTGTATTTACAGGTTATAGCTCACTCTCAGTTGCCTTAGCCCTTCCTGAAGATGGCAAAATTATTGCAGCTGATGTGAGTGAAGAATTTACTGCGATCGCTCGCCGATATTGGCAACAAGCTGGTGTTGCTGATAAAATCGACCTAAGATTAGCACCAGGCTTGGAAACTTTAGATCATCTGTTAGCAACTGGCCAAGGCGGAACATTTGATTTTGCCTTTATCGATGCCGATAAAGAAAATTATGATGGATATTATGAGCGATCGCTACAACTAGTGCGTCCAGGTGGATTGATTGCTATTGATAATGTTTTATGGTCAGGAGAAGTTGCTAATCCGCAAAATCAAGATGAAAGTACCCAGGCTATCCGGGCACTGAACGAAAAGTTACATCATGATGAACGGGTTACACTATCTCTTGTCCCCATCGCCGATGGACTGACTTTAGCTATCAAGCGATCTTAG
- a CDS encoding fasciclin domain-containing protein encodes MSNLSRRPSARVALLVLGMTVATMTPIVISAPALSQSTVPSTTPSPTSTVNLSDVPSDYWAHPFIQALADNSVIAGFPDGSFRPNQAVTRAEFAALIQKAFGSQNRVRQLGAGGFSDVPANYWAASAIQYAYETGFLAGYPGNVFKPNQQIPRVQGIVALASGLGLTASSSGTSSDLNTYYNDASAIPNYAVAGVTAATQSNIVVNYPDVKQLNPQQPLTRAEAAALLYQALAKQGRVQPIASNLPASQYIVGGTQTANDIVSLASSSSSLTTLTSLLKTAGLTDILQQPGPYTVFAPTDQAFAALPAATLQQLQQPENKEALIKILTYHVVPGAVTSSQLSAGELKTAEEKPVNIQIDRASNQISVNNARIIQADVKASNGVIHAINQVLIPPDVNISKLNQPPTGSTNGTTPDITPGRATLGGSSYIGVAGNIGLSGNTALGEGNFAVISKIGLTRNISVRPSVLFGDNTEFLVPLTLDFTPRASAEVGQRTFFISPYIGAGVAIEANNNTDFGLLLTGGVDVPLGSKFTLNGAVNAAFLDDTDVGLQLGLGYNF; translated from the coding sequence ATGTCTAATTTATCTCGTCGGCCATCAGCAAGGGTTGCTTTATTAGTTCTGGGAATGACAGTTGCGACAATGACTCCCATCGTTATTTCTGCCCCAGCTTTATCTCAAAGTACTGTTCCATCCACGACACCATCGCCGACTTCAACAGTTAACTTATCTGATGTTCCCTCAGATTATTGGGCGCATCCCTTTATTCAAGCCCTTGCTGACAATAGCGTGATTGCTGGTTTTCCTGACGGCAGCTTTCGGCCTAATCAAGCTGTAACTCGTGCTGAATTTGCTGCTTTAATTCAAAAAGCTTTCGGCAGTCAAAACCGAGTTCGGCAATTAGGCGCAGGTGGATTTAGTGATGTTCCTGCTAACTATTGGGCGGCTTCTGCAATTCAGTATGCCTACGAAACTGGATTCTTGGCAGGTTATCCTGGAAACGTATTTAAACCAAATCAACAAATACCCAGGGTACAGGGGATCGTTGCTTTAGCGAGTGGTTTGGGTTTAACTGCTAGCAGCAGTGGAACCAGTAGTGACCTCAACACATACTACAACGACGCTTCAGCTATCCCGAACTATGCTGTTGCCGGTGTTACTGCTGCGACACAATCCAATATTGTTGTTAATTATCCAGACGTAAAACAACTCAATCCGCAGCAGCCCCTAACTCGTGCTGAAGCAGCGGCACTGTTGTATCAAGCTTTAGCTAAACAAGGGCGGGTACAACCCATTGCTAGCAATCTTCCAGCTAGTCAATATATTGTCGGTGGAACTCAAACCGCTAACGATATTGTATCTCTTGCTTCATCTAGTAGTTCTCTTACAACTCTGACTTCTTTATTAAAGACAGCTGGTTTAACAGATATTCTTCAACAGCCAGGCCCTTATACAGTCTTCGCTCCTACCGATCAAGCATTTGCTGCTTTACCTGCTGCCACATTACAGCAATTACAGCAGCCAGAAAACAAAGAAGCGTTGATTAAGATTTTGACATACCATGTCGTTCCTGGTGCAGTAACTTCTAGTCAACTCTCGGCTGGAGAACTGAAAACTGCTGAAGAAAAACCTGTAAATATTCAAATCGATCGCGCTAGCAATCAAATCTCGGTGAATAATGCCAGAATTATCCAAGCGGATGTTAAGGCTAGCAATGGTGTTATCCATGCAATTAACCAAGTTCTGATCCCGCCTGATGTTAACATTAGTAAGTTAAATCAGCCACCAACAGGAAGCACAAATGGTACAACGCCTGATATTACGCCAGGTAGAGCTACTCTTGGTGGTAGCAGCTACATCGGTGTTGCTGGTAACATTGGTTTGAGCGGTAATACCGCTTTGGGCGAGGGTAACTTTGCCGTAATCAGTAAGATTGGTCTGACACGTAATATATCAGTGCGACCATCGGTGCTGTTTGGAGACAATACGGAGTTTTTAGTTCCCTTGACTTTGGATTTTACTCCTCGTGCATCTGCTGAGGTGGGTCAACGAACTTTCTTTATATCTCCTTATATCGGTGCTGGTGTGGCCATTGAAGCTAATAACAATACTGATTTTGGATTACTGCTAACTGGTGGTGTAGACGTTCCTCTCGGTTCTAAATTTACGTTAAATGGCGCTGTAAATGCTGCTTTTTTGGATGACACTGATGTAGGGCTACAATTAGGACTTGGCTACAACTTCTAA
- a CDS encoding HAD family hydrolase, translating to MVTIKCRNITFDNIQAILFDKNGTLEDSETYLRSLAQKATRLIDAQIPGTGEPLLMAFGINSNILDPAGLISVASRRETEVAAAAYIAETGKGWFESLKIARQALDEAEKYIEQTPSPLFVGSLDLLKYLREGGLKLGILSAATTDEVNKFVANHQLSDYLQLEMGVDEGPSKPDPVLFLQACQALGVEPGATLMVGDSVGDMQMARNAKAAGCIGITWVGKSDNVQGADVVINQLDEIQILA from the coding sequence GTGGTAACTATTAAATGTAGAAATATCACTTTTGATAATATCCAGGCAATTTTGTTTGACAAAAACGGTACTCTAGAAGATTCAGAAACCTATTTGCGATCGCTAGCACAAAAGGCAACAAGATTAATAGATGCTCAAATCCCTGGAACTGGGGAACCTTTATTAATGGCATTTGGCATCAATAGCAATATTCTAGATCCGGCAGGTTTGATATCGGTAGCGAGTCGCCGCGAAACAGAAGTTGCGGCTGCTGCATATATTGCCGAAACTGGAAAAGGATGGTTTGAATCCTTAAAAATAGCTCGTCAAGCTTTGGATGAAGCAGAGAAATATATTGAACAAACTCCTTCACCGCTATTTGTAGGTAGCTTAGATTTGTTGAAATATTTACGGGAAGGAGGTTTAAAACTCGGTATCCTCTCAGCAGCAACAACAGATGAAGTAAATAAGTTTGTAGCGAATCACCAATTAAGTGATTATCTCCAGTTGGAAATGGGAGTAGATGAAGGGCCAAGTAAACCAGATCCAGTCCTCTTTTTGCAAGCTTGCCAAGCTTTGGGAGTTGAACCAGGCGCTACATTGATGGTGGGTGATTCAGTTGGTGATATGCAAATGGCGCGTAATGCTAAAGCCGCAGGTTGTATTGGTATCACTTGGGTGGGTAAGTCAGATAATGTGCAAGGTGCTGATGTGGTGATTAATCAACTTGATGAAATCCAGATTTTAGCTTAA